The DNA segment ttacatcttttttttctacctttgtTTTAGGAACATCAGCTTTCCTGCTACTCAGTGCTGGGAGCTTGCTCTTTCGAAAGCCAAACCAACTAGCTATAGAAGGCCCAGTCTTTTGCTTAGTCTCCACAGTGGGAGATTTGGTTTGTCCCTGACCCTTTTGCACATTTTCTTGGATGCATAACATGACTTTCTCCTCTATTGTAGGTTGCAGAGCCGGTGAACTCAAAACATGGGTAACCTTCTCAGAGGTTTCCGctaattttaaagacatttgcTGTCTACGTGACTTTGTCACTTCGAGTTTATGAGGACATTTTATTCCATCTGAGCTTTGAAATGATGAAATTTGTTTGGAGGATACAGTAGCTGACGCTTCTAACTCCAATTCTGCTGGcagaacactttttttactTACAGCTTCATGTTTAAaactttcagtgcttttctcaCTCTGGACAGATAGACTGCGTGCATCTTTCTGAGAAAATGGTTTGTTACCATCACATCTTGAAGTGTTATGAAACGAGTCTGCTTTTGGAGATGATCTGAAGGGCAATTTGCTCGGGCTTCCATGCTGGCTATTGCAACTGCTCATATTTCCAAGAGAACCTTGTCTAGAATAAGAATTCTCTGTGGTTTTAGGAGTATATGAAAGAGTCTCTGGTGTCACTGCTGACCCAGGAACGGCTTTGATTTGAAGTCCTTCCATGGCTGAGTTCTGCCTTGTTAAAGAATTTCCTCTATCAGAAGTGTTTGTAATAATCTGAGTTCGTACTTTTCCAAGACCTTCTGTCACGGGGGTAGATGCCTTTTCCCCTGTATGAATGCTAAAACTCTGACTACGAGCTTTTGCTCCATTCATGCCCAGAGCTGGTTTCAAGTGAGACTTGTTGCTAGAAGAAACAGATCTCTTAACTAATCTGTTTTCTAATCCATCTACTCTGTCTACCACCAAGCTGCAGTTTTCATGTGAATGAGGTGACGCTGTATCCATACCAAGTCCCACAGTAAGATGATTTTTGATTTCAGTATCAGACTTAGAGTCTTTTAATTCAGCATCCATTGCACTTCGGGAGGTTATGCATATAGATTCATTTTGCCTGTACTTACTTGAACTCACGTTACTTTTGGAAGCTGCATTTATACTGtctttttcctgcttccctGGTACAGTAGAGCTCTTTCGGAGAAGTTGGGGAGATTTGACAAATAATTTCAGGCCTACAGGGAGACGggttttcattcctttctcatTAGAGTTTTGGGTAGCATGTGGAGCATCAGTACCATGAATCAGTGTTGACAATGGGGAATTGTTCACCTGAGATAGTAACGGCTCACTTGTGCTTGTTGTATGACACTGAGGAGTTGTGGGGAGAATGCTTGGCATCTTTTGTGGCTGATCTACCCCACTGTCACTGGAAATATCTTTTTTGCTGGAATATGCATCTTGTGATGAAGTGGTTTCCAATGACGGACAACCCAGAGAAAAGGACCTGGTTGTTTGAAAATCTGTGTTGGAAAATTCATGATTCCTGTGGAGACCCAGCTGATTAGGGCTTTTTGGGCAGACTTGCTTCACAGAAACTTTGGAAAGTCCTTGGCATGCACTATGGGGTTGCTGagatacacatttattttgcataattgcttctgcattttcttgaaGGTAAGATAATTCAATTTTGGCCCCAGAAGATATATTTTTTGCTTGCATTTCATGACTAGATTGATTATGAAAGCCAGAGTTCACAGTTCCTTTTAACGGTGATGATTTCAGtacattttttgcattttcactggGACCAGCTCCTCCTAACTTTACTGCTACAGGTGGTGAATAAGCATAATTAGGCCGAATCAACAGGGATGTTGACCTGCCTGGAGGAATGGGTGGGGATGGTGATCGGGCTTCTACAGTTGCTAAATCACAATGGAAGTCTCTGGTTGGGGGTTCTCCATAGTCACTAGGCTCTATAAGGTGCTGAGGCAACAGTGGTGATGCTGGACTCTGGCTCTTTGGACACTTTGGCCCATCGCCTCTGCCTGGACGTTTCAAGCCAGGCAGAGGGCAGACAGGGGGCTTTGGAACCTGAAAGTCAGCTTTTGAGTCAAAGTTACGAGGTGGACTTTGTGCCTTTTTGAATCTTGAAAGCTTTACAGGTGGCAGAGCAGGTGATTTTTCAAGGGTTGCAGGGCCCACTGATTGAGCTACAGGTGTCTCCTTGCTCTCCGTCACTGCAATTTTTTGTGGAGAAAATTTACCTCTGCTGGGTATTTTAGTCAAGTTTGGCTTTTGATTGATTCCTGCATGTGCAGTGGAGCTTGAATTTGCCTTGTATGACACATCATACACTGGCTTCACTAGTTTTTGTCGTGGAGTATTTTGCAGTGTCACTTTTCCACAGCGTGAAGATTCACTGCAGGTCATGGGgacaactgtatttttcttccctgtattATCTTCAAGAACCTTTTTCTCGGTTTCATCTTCAGGTCTTTCTAAAGCAGTGTAGTTTCTAGCACTGGTTTCCGTCAGCAAGTCAGTTATTCCCTGAGGTATAAGTTCAGTATATTCTGCACTGGATGCAGTTTGTGGCTGGTTGattgaaatttcatttcttgttaCAGTGACAACTCCAGTTTGATGTGAGCTGAATTCAATAGGCTCACCATCCTCAGCATCAAATATTACCGTAATGCACTCTTCAGAAGAGGTCTTTTTTATAACCTTTTGTTGTTTAATGAAATTACATGTCTTTGGCCTAATGTCTGAGTGAGAAGAtgtctggttttcctctttgtCAGTAGATACAAACTGAGAATTCTCCATGACTTTGAGCACGTCAGATGTCTTTGTGTACTTCTCAGTAAAAGGAGTTGCTAATAAATCTGATGGACTTTTCTCATCACTGCTTTCTATATGCAATTCATCCAACACTTCATTGTCATCAGTgtctgaaagctgaaaattaagGTCCTTCCAGCCTATATTAGCATGGCTTTGATTTAACTCTAACTCAGGCAGCTTTGCTCTGGTGCATGATTTTAATTCTGCCTGAAATCCGCTGACAAAACTAGTCAATTTTTCAGGTCTTTCCTTCGAATTAAAATatgaacttctttctggcaagTGTTTCCTATTAGGATCCCAGTCAAAGAGACTGTCAGAAACACTGTGAGTTAATTTGTTACAGCAGGTCCTGCAGTCTTTGCTTGGTGCTTCCTGCAGCAACAGTAAGGATGAAGAGTCATCATCTGCATCATCATGCAAATCTGAATCGTAAGAGAAAGTTTTGCTATGTTCAATGCAAATACTTCCTATTTCCATGGGCTTACAATGAGTCTGTTCATTATGGCTGCCACATTTAACTCCAGGGGAATATATTCCTTCATTAGAGTTCATACAGTCTTTGTAACCCCACTTTGATATTACTGAAGGTGATTCAAGTAAtactttttgcttctgtaatttttttagcCCTTCTAAGATATGGTTTTCCTTTATACGAGTTGGAGGTAGATCATCTGCAGGACTTGAGAGGTTGCTCGGGAGCGAAGAACCAATGCTTACTCTTTTATCCCAGCTCACGGATAactgttaaaacaaaatgaaactcaCACATTACTTACAAGTGCTGTTAATAAAAATGTGTCACCATTTTAGTAAAGAGATACACGAGTTGCATAGGACATTACATTTCATCCACTGCTATTAATAGCAACgttcttttttaataaaggattTCATAGTGGTGTGAAGGCTGCAGTGCATTTGAAACCTGTAGGAAGAACAATATGAATGGAAGGATTAAgataaagaagagaaataatttgGACTGTGAAAGACAGAATAAATGTCAGAATAAATGAGGAAACTGAGCAAATTTGAGTGATAATGGAAttgttaaaaaaagttaaaagggGGGAGAGTGAGAGGGAGGGAGACATAGGGAAGAGAACCCTTACTGAGTTTAGTGACAACTGTTTaaataggaaaaggaaagtgaaaaaaaaatcgGAAATAGGCAGCTTTTCAGTTAATCTTGTTTCGAATTAAGTTAAGctaataaatgaagaaaattcattCGATTTACCCTTTTGCTGCATATCTTTCCATCATTCCAAGTGTATGAGGAACCACTGGAATATTCACTGCAAGCACTTGAGAGGGAGAGTTCACTGCTACTGCAGCTGCTCCGGGGATACAGGCGGATAGGACCTGTCATATTTAATTGACTCTGGCATTTCAAGACGGGTATACTGGATTTCACATTCTGCTGGCATTCCTAAAATatgagaagaaagagaaatatctTATGGGTGGAAAAAGATCATTTAACTTCCCCTTGATTAAGAAGGACAAAGATAAGCAATTAAGCTACTTACACCTTCCTGTTATGCCACTAGCATCTGGGGAATTTAATACAgagaagtaaattaaaaattgctaatattttcatttgttggGGGGCAAATCCACCATCCtccatgttttctttattctcaAACCAGTACTCTGCTCTTCTTTTGCTAAAGATTATTCTGAGTCTATTTGAATTATGCTTTGTACATAAGCAGCGGGCTCCAGtaagatacagaaaacaaagttataAGAATACAAGTACATCTTGACAACTGCATTATAGGCCCACAATGTAACAGATGAGGCTGTACACCCTGGACAAGGTAAATTAATTTAGTATCCCAACCAGAATGTCCACTGAGAATGGAATCTCTCCATTACAGTCTAATTTTGGTTTCCTATCTAGTTCAAAGCTTTGTCTAAGAAACTCTCTGACGTAGGACAATCCATCTTTGTGTCGCTCGCAGACAGCTGAAGCCTCTTGCTTATGCAATTTATTGACACTTTATGGCTGCCTTTAGTACTTGTGTAGTTATCGCCCCTCTCCAAATGCAATTTCAGCTGACTGTGACTAAGTGCCAGCTTTGAGGAAGAGAGTAATGAAGAGCAGATAGCACTTTAGGTAAAATATTAAACCTCTGTAGGAGTATCTAGGATgcctttaatttgttttcaaactaaTACTCTTGTGCCTAACAGTGTTAGAGCTTCTTTAATGTTAAGTGCTTACACCATTCTGTTATGCTATTCTCCAGTTCCCTTACAGAATCAGACATCTTTTTAATTACCAGGAACGGCAGACAGGGTGACATGActacttgaaaggaggttgcagcGAGttgggtgttggtctcttctcccaagtaacaagcgacaggacaagaggaaatggcctcaaattgCACTctgggaggtttagattgggtatcaggaaaaatttcttccctgaaagagttgtcaagcactcgaacaggctgtccagggaagtagttgagtcaccatccctggagatatttaaaatatgtgtagatgtggcacgTAGGGACATGGTTTgttggtggacttggcagttttGGGTTAATGGCCGGACTCGACAATCTTAcggatcttttccaacctaaacgattctatgattccatgactCTCATAAAActttgctttgtatttcattAAGGCAAGCTCAATtaatatttattgatttttgtgCATAGATATACCCCAGATTAATTTTGCTTAGACGAAAATTTTACCTTTATATGGAGAAAGACACAAGAAATCTAAAGTTATTAAATCCACAAAACAATTATCAAAACTGTATATGCAGTAGACACAGCTTCTTCATGCAAATCTCTGGGAAAATGCCCAGTTTGTAGGCACTTCTCATACAGTAACATGTTTGTTGGCCTCCTGctaatttcttccatttctttccccATGTCCTCCCATTTATTACTACTAGGGTTGAAccttttttcagttaaatgggAGAGAGCAGAATTTTTACTGCTGAGGAGTTCATCAGTACAGCTGTTCATTGCTCAACTGACATAATAATGTTCTGTTTTTGACAAACGTAACTACAGGGCAAATCATTATTctctgtcacaggcaaaacctATGAATGGGAAAATCATTTTGAGGTAGCAGGAGCACATTTCACCTCTGGGAGTTATTGGTACATGTTCTCCTAGGAAGTCAAATGGTTGTAGGAGGAAAAGACTTCAAATCCACTGGCTCTGGGAAGAATACATCTTTCAGCATCAGAGGCAGGCTGATGCCTATGTTTTTGGCTCTGAAACAGACTACCTCGCTTTGTTAAGACAAATTACTCTATTTCTGACATCATGGTTCCCATGGGAGACCCTCTCTCATCAGCTTCCTCAGCTATGTCTGCGTCATTCCCTGTAAGTTTGACTGTGCAGAGGCCAATGACAGCATCTGCTTGTTCTGGCTATTTTGTTGCCTTTCAGCTGTAGCATTGGAAAAACACGTCATGTCAAATTTCTGCTCTTTATACTAGGCTGTGTCCCAGTCATCATGGTGTTTAAGGGAAGAGGCCTATAAAATAAGATTCCTACAACAATCTCCTGTAGGAGAAAAGAGGAGATCACAGCAGAGTGACAAGTACTGCCTTCCCTTCCTGTCATCTTCAGCTACTCTGAGAGCCTTTCATCGCCTCACGTTGTTTCCTTTGTACTtaaagagaggagaaaggcattTGGTCCCACAGTTTTAGCAATGGGAGAAATGGAGATAGATAAGGAAAACGAAAGGACAGTAAATTACTGTAGTCATCTTTATCGTTTGAGAGACGAGAAAGTGTGCAAACCCTACCATGTCAGTACAGATTCTGAAGTAGGATATCTACCCAACTTCTAGATTGCATTCAGACCGCTAAAGAGCAAGCAGAATTATCTCCTGCAATTTGCCTTCATTCTCTAAATTATCTGAGAAAGTACTTTGAATCATGTGTTTATAATgcattaattaaatatatttaacttgCATATGGGTCTATTAACTGACAtgctgaaattttcattttttgtaatCATGACTCTTAAGTCATTACCATTAAAGAAATCAGAGTAAAAAGGCCTGAATGcagtattaaaatttaaatacataatttttgctagaaatcacagaaaattaaaagaatcaGACTATTAAAGACACAAAACTCTGCACTAGAAAAACCTAACCTGAAGGCTTAATTACATATAATGCAAGGGGTCGTTAGACTTTCTGTGAAGCTCTGAAACAATGCCTTTTCATGAAAGTATGTATTCTAAAGAAGATTACATTTTTGTTGACACTACTATACTTCAAGATCAAAGACACACACAGGTTCAATGTTCTGTTCTTGTCCTCTTTGTTTCCCTCTATCTTTAcgtggcttttgttttttaagctaCTTTGCTCTTTGACAATGAAACTTGAAAGCCACACTGGCTAATGTTTTGCCAAATAAGCACAAAGCTAAccccatctgaaaaaaaaaataaaaatgcagagcccatgaatttttaaaagttcataCATAATATATCATAAAAGTAGGATGAATAATACGGTGTATGGGCTTTAATAAAAAGCTCCTTGACCATTTCTCAGAGATTCTGAGATGTAATCAATACCCAAAAAGGTATACTGGGGACATTGCTAAGATTTACGCTTTTTTGCACAGAGTGACACTATCTGCTTACTATATCCACTGAGGACACAATATTGAATTTCAgagaacagaaggaagaagaagtATTGTTATCTGCCTCAACAGTGTTTCAATTCAGGGATCAGCTTTATGGCTCATCCCTGACATCAGACTTCAGAAGTAAAAAGGAGGGTTCCAAATGAGGGGTACAAGGACAGCACAAAAACTCACGTGAATCTGAGCATCAGCAGTTCGAGATTGCATCaggcttctgtttctttctactTCTGAAAGCAAATCCCCAGATGAGAGGTCTAAGATGCGTGAATGGAGtttctgggggaggggggcagaagGGAATGAGCAAAGCATAAGCATTTGTCAAATATGCAGTAgatcagcatttttaaaattcctaaCTCTGCTGTTAAATTTCAAGGGAAATGAAGGCCCCGAGGTAAAAGAGGATTTGTTCTAATTTGAAGTGTTGCTTTTTGTGCTTACTTTGCCCAGGATTTCCTGTCTGCAGAACAGATCATTCTTCATCCAAAACAAACTCTACTTTTTCTCCTAGTCTCTGTTTTGCAACTTATCATTACTTCACACGCAACAATGACAAATGAACACGAGTCTCAGCATTATCCATAGAGTTTGACaggtttcaggaaaaaagcataaaaatgaactacaaaattaacatttataaaTCAATCAACATGTAAATGTTGTTTTATTTACGAGCTGTTACACCTTGAGTGAATGATTGCAAAAGTGACcctatttttaaacagcattgATCTGCTGAAGGCCTCCTTTGCACACATTTTAACTCAAAGTCATTAATGTCATCTGTTAGGAACAATTAATGTGAATAGAAAATAATTGCATCAGGGAACTAGGGACTCAGAGGATTTTGTGCATTAATATTCACATGCTGTTCGATTATATACAcagttcttttttcagttttgcctgGAAGGATGGCTAAGCTTGTGCCTTTTCCTCCATGTTCACCTGTATACTAATTACTAAGGCTTTCAGTGTGCATTAAGcctgatttgttttaattgcagTTTCAATAAAATCCCTGATTTATGTGCATGCCTTGGCCGAAGacttcaaaagaagaaatatctgCAGTCTCCTCAGTCACTGGACCAACATATCATGTAACAGGCAGTATGGATCTGACTCACAGTCCATTGAAATTAATGAGAAAGGACTTAAACTACCACCAGCCTCCCTCAACCAGAAGGACTTTGGATCAggctctttttcattttcccatcaATCCTCCAGACTCACAACCTGTGAGACCACATCTACCCCTTCCTCAGCACTGGGGCACTCAGCTTGGAGGAACAAATGGTGCAGACCCTGCCAAGGTGCTTTGCCAGGGAGACCCTGTGAAGGACGCAAACCATGCAGACTTGTTGAGGTTGTGTGAGTGGCCCATCGCCCTGTCCATTCAAAAACTCTGGtcaaagagggaaaaagaatCTGCAGTCACAAAAGCCCTTCCACCCTGTGCAGCAGTAGTAATGGCAAGACAGTTCTCTGCAGGGACCTGAAACATCAATCACACAGTATCTTATGTCCAGCTACTCCCCAGCCCACTTTCTTGGTACCCACTGCAGAAATTCATCTCCTAGAGAACAAAGCAGGCGGCCATTCCTACAGCCTCTGTTATCTGCGTGCTGTGCTTCAGGCATCTATCTCAGACAATctagcaatttttaaaaaaaaactactAATTAGAAATTTGGGACGAATTCCTCAAGAGTTACATATTCATCCAGGTTTCTTCAGGAGGTATTCTGTTGCAGACAgattatggaaaatattttcaacgATCAATAGCCTGTATAAACATATTTTGTCCAATATATTGTTGAACAGATTAAAATGCTACAAGCACTCAGTATCCAAGACacttttcattataaatattaattacatcCAGGctatgtgttttttaacatCAGTAATGCCTATCGCCTAGTTACTCAGCACACACTTTTTGAAGTGTTATTACTAGAGCTACTGTCAGGTGCTTGTTCAAGATTTAAGCTCCAGGTAAAATGCCTTCCCAAACTCACAGATTTACTGACTTAGTACACGTTATTCTTGACAATAATTCCAACTGCAATGCTGAACCACCAGGAGGATTCCACTGTTTTCAGAACCAGGAGTTATAAACACGTGGTGTACTTGGTCTTTGCAGAGGAATTAATTACTTTCTCCAGTGAAACCAGTCACCTGATTAtcttccagaaatattttagcagAAGTTACTATAGCCAGATCTTTGGATTAGAGATGATGACTGGGGACACCTGAGATGGATGAACATTATACCAGAAATAAATATCCTATAAATAGTATGATAGGAGTTTTAAAGTTGTAAAATTATCTTCCCATTTTTCCAGCAAggcattttaaatacttcattacTTAAATGGGAATATATACACATCTCAATAAAGGAAACTAAATATACCCCTATAATGTCATCTGATGGAATTTAGCATGCTGCTGTTATTGTTCACATCAGACATTAAAAGCAGAGTTCAGCCCAACTGGAGCAGGCAGAAACCAGAAATAATTCTTGGTGAGTGGTAAGACGTAGCCCAGCAGAGCATGATGTAAACAGCTCGGAGTTACAGGGGTCCCTCCACACTGGCTCGAGGACCAGAAGGGCTGAGCTGCACATGGGTCATGCTGTGTTTGAATCATCTGTCCCAGTGTTAGACTCTATGACTCTATAAAACTGTAACAACAAAGGTGAATCAGCACTAAAATGATTAACAAAGAAGGAAAGTGTGTTCTCAAGATGTATAATGTGATTACATTTCTGTATCAAACAAGAGATCATCACATTCAGAATATTTCCTACCCCCCCATATGCAAATTAACAGACACATGGCCAGCACAATGAGTAGCATTAATAAACAGCATAACAAAGTTTGAGATCATTAATTAAATATAGTCACACAGCACTGAAGCAAGTAATccaattacaaaagaaaaatgataagaaaattgcttttctttcatttatttttttttctttttccgtCTCCATTTTCCAACTCAATAATGGGAAAAACTCTACTATTTGTTAAAGAACCTCACTAATGGTCCATTTAAAACCAAGTAACAGATTGTGCTAATTATGTATCTTGACTCTGATTTCTTCTCAGATATGCAAAACGTACTGCATCCTTCATGGTTACTTTCATATGACAGTCACATAACTACCTCAAGGAGTTACTGCCGCCTTGAATATTGTACAATATTAAAACCACTGTTGATGCTATCGTGATGCAATGCAACAACAGGTAGACCACAGCACAGAATGACTTCCACAGAAAGGATCACatcaatttaaataaatacttaaatatgAAACTAAGGAGTTACAACTATAAATCCAAGTCATCTGCCCCACTTGCTGGTGCCCTATATAATAAGGGGAAACTGAGCAATATTTGCACATGGTGGGGAATGCCTGGGACCCTCTGAACACAGGAAACCATCAGAGGCACTGGactgctgaaaagaaaacccttATGGAAGTGAATACAGCATGGGCTGGGCCAACTTGCTTAGAGATTATCCTGTACTAAGTACTGCCGGGGCAGGGGTGCACTAAAAAGTTCATAGCATCTTAGCTAGCCTGGATCTGTGCCTCTACAGTAAGTGGGTTCTGAGAGGCAGGgaggccagggcagagcagaaggggCCTCTCTGTGGCTGCCTCTGACTCCTCCTTCACCTGTGAGATCGATACAGAAAAGGCCATGCCCTTTGTGGCTCAATGTCAAGATTAACTCCCGtaattcccattaaaaaaaacccaaaccccaaaacccccgAAAGTAATTGATAATTTAGGTGGAAACCTATTACATCAAGTGCAATAGGAAATACAATTATCTGGCAGGCGGATAACCAATCCATCAAATAGGAGGTccattccccctccccccagcagcatccttaTTAAGGCTTTCTAGGAAGATAAAAGAAGGCTACTACCTGCTGGCGTGAGGCAATATTACAGGGAGACTCCCCTAACGATTATGCCTCTTGACTGTATCTGTGCAGAATATCTATCAGTTCCCATCTCCTTTTTGAAACGTCTAATGGCCTGCAGCATCGCCAGAACAATTGTCAATGAATTATGCCAAACTGTACGCGGCTTTCCAATATTGGATGAGTTAATTGCTATTAAATCAATTGGCTTTCCTTTTCTCACATGAGCCGAAGTCCATCACTCACAAGAAAGAAATTCTCTCTCTAGGTTCTAAGACAACATTTTCATCCTGGTGCTCTGTGCCAGAGCTGTAATGTTCGTTTGGTGCGTGTGGCCTCCTCCCATCGTTGCTGTTACCTGCAGCATGACAAACCTGAGCAGGTATACTCTGGACAGCTCCCTCTATAACCCCACAACTGTAACTGGACTGGCAGGGAATACCTTTTCTGCAGCCTTCACGCCActcatttttaataattctCTGCGTAAAGATTTCCCTCAAGTCCACAGTCAGGAACATCACAACATCACTACTAATTCTACCCTTGTTGTACTAAATGAGTTAAGCCTTAGTAACTCCAccaaa comes from the Falco peregrinus isolate bFalPer1 chromosome 8, bFalPer1.pri, whole genome shotgun sequence genome and includes:
- the NCKAP5 gene encoding nck-associated protein 5 isoform X4 — protein: MAAPAPPRRGEPLLPAQLCRSHSLATDCDRGRWAGSDSPAPPRGRGRRGPAAALPAPPKVPPRAPARPPQAHVPRPAAAAGAGGEAAAAEQSGRGERRRRGGRPGGRRPLCPGGGRRRRGAPRPAGTRCRRPPQHAPPPSREKLSVARLQREVAQSKSEGAMREKLIHELEEERHLRLESEKRLREVTLESERSRAQMRGLQEQFSRMEETVRNLLESQGSPGQHGEGTVNIMKVYQEKLSEDSRKCKEGMEKNHTPADEDSRSESSSTEEEKERTKLLLERLKALEAENSALALENENQREQYERCLDEVANQVVQALLTQKDLREECIKLKMRVFDLEQQNRTLSVLFQQKVKPASDLLLQKLHSRILDLSSGDLLSEVERNRSLMQSRTADAQIHECQQNVKSSIPVLKCQSQLNMTGPIRLYPRSSCSSSELSLSSACSEYSSGSSYTWNDGKICSKRLSVSWDKRVSIGSSLPSNLSSPADDLPPTRIKENHILEGLKKLQKQKVLLESPSVISKWGYKDCMNSNEGIYSPGVKCGSHNEQTHCKPMEIGSICIEHSKTFSYDSDLHDDADDDSSSLLLLQEAPSKDCRTCCNKLTHSVSDSLFDWDPNRKHLPERSSYFNSKERPEKLTSFVSGFQAELKSCTRAKLPELELNQSHANIGWKDLNFQLSDTDDNEVLDELHIESSDEKSPSDLLATPFTEKYTKTSDVLKVMENSQFVSTDKEENQTSSHSDIRPKTCNFIKQQKVIKKTSSEECITVIFDAEDGEPIEFSSHQTGVVTVTRNEISINQPQTASSAEYTELIPQGITDLLTETSARNYTALERPEDETEKKVLEDNTGKKNTVVPMTCSESSRCGKVTLQNTPRQKLVKPVYDVSYKANSSSTAHAGINQKPNLTKIPSRGKFSPQKIAVTESKETPVAQSVGPATLEKSPALPPVKLSRFKKAQSPPRNFDSKADFQVPKPPVCPLPGLKRPGRGDGPKCPKSQSPASPLLPQHLIEPSDYGEPPTRDFHCDLATVEARSPSPPIPPGRSTSLLIRPNYAYSPPVAVKLGGAGPSENAKNVLKSSPLKGTVNSGFHNQSSHEMQAKNISSGAKIELSYLQENAEAIMQNKCVSQQPHSACQGLSKVSVKQVCPKSPNQLGLHRNHEFSNTDFQTTRSFSLGCPSLETTSSQDAYSSKKDISSDSGVDQPQKMPSILPTTPQCHTTSTSEPLLSQVNNSPLSTLIHGTDAPHATQNSNEKGMKTRLPVGLKLFVKSPQLLRKSSTVPGKQEKDSINAASKSNVSSSKYRQNESICITSRSAMDAELKDSKSDTEIKNHLTVGLGMDTASPHSHENCSLVVDRVDGLENRLVKRSVSSSNKSHLKPALGMNGAKARSQSFSIHTGEKASTPVTEGLGKVRTQIITNTSDRGNSLTRQNSAMEGLQIKAVPGSAVTPETLSYTPKTTENSYSRQGSLGNMSSCNSQHGSPSKLPFRSSPKADSFHNTSRCDGNKPFSQKDARSLSVQSEKSTESFKHEAVSKKSVLPAELELEASATVSSKQISSFQSSDGIKCPHKLEVTKSRRQQMSLKLAETSEKVTHVLSSPALQPTIEEKVMLCIQENVQKGQGQTKSPTVETKQKTGPSIASWFGFRKSKLPALSSRKADVPKTKVEKKDVKVSGFGIKQAKLERRKEKKKTEQHCEIENEINRKTDNSDILADVMESKITKPSQDMPGEIECEQVKGSATATYSPKDSFMKELLNRSVSKGSSQGSSLHSNSISAQGNHKKNSNTKADMEMQNQTLAKVVTENLQEEEEDTMTRTTCQSHVIESCCQMRTLDSGIGTFPLPDSGNRSTGRHVSRQESALETEDLAPSEQVLLSPPSVKAKTLEREVPSTAKSQESVESIISHSTSDPAMTAKGIRPFQSRLPKPASSGIINLAKQSEQEPSSVTSASLEHTEETVENRKVLPEWTTKKTTKTKDRALRVCTYSASSSDTELEPEYETNYFRTAEETFVELTKNNKQAVQEKQNQRKSFLGNPMSILDLYQHSLCGHFGEDGPEQLTHYSLIEQLSGASSKDSKGKESPTKLKQTEETKEDSQNRLSKISLESLNKFNSNNVLLLEKEKNCLNKVEGQKEENGKKEAASLNSSGRHDVDNLESLSDSLYDSFSSCASQGSNDV